The DNA segment TGCCATGAAGTGCTTTGAGCGGATCATTTTAACACGTCTTAAAATACAAACTCATGAACACATGGACACATTACAGTTTGCGTACAGAGAGAGGAGGGGAGTGGAAGATGCTGTCACAACCCTCCTGAATGGAATTTATAAACATCTGGAAACAACTGCCTCTCATGTACGCATTCTGTTTGCAGACTTCTCTTCAGTTTTCAACACCATTCAGTCACACATGTTGATAGAGAAGCTGACCCAAATGGGTGTAAACCTCATTTTGGTGCAGTGGATTCCGGATTTTTTAACAGGGAGACAACAGTATGTGAGGGCGGGTTACAGTCATTCTAGAACCATTATTACAAACACGGGTGTGCCACAAGGATGTGTTTTATCaccattgttatttattttatacactaaTGATTGTGTTAGCCACCACTCCAACTGTTCACtaattaagtttgcagatgatgcTGCACTAGTTGGTTTTCTAACAGACAGTGATCAAGACTACAGGTCTGAGGTTGACCATTTCCATGACTGGTGCAATCAAAATTCACTTATTTTAAACGTGTCTAAAACAAAAGAAATGGTGATTGATTTTAGGAAAAGGCCCCCTCCATTGCAACCTATCACTATTCATGGGACAGTCATTGAGACAGTGGAGGAGTATAAGTATCTAGGCACTATTATTGATCACAAACTCACCTGGTCTTCTAATACATTGGCACGATACTCAAAAGCACAGCAAAGGCTTCATTTTTTAAGGAAATTGCGTAGTTTTAATGCAGACACCACAACTctgacattgttttatttaacttttattcagaGTGTGGTGACTTTCGCCATCCAGTGCTGGGGGGGTGCTCTTTCTGTCCAAAACAGAAACATGCTGGACAGGGTGACTAAGATGGGCAGGAAAATCACTGGATCCGAAATAAAAAACATAACTACCCTCACCGAACAGTATACCCTCAATCTGGCCCTGAGGATACTGGATGATCCATCCCACCCACTTTTTTCAGAGTTTTCCCCCCTGCCCTCTGGATGTAGATTCAGAATGCCCCGGACTAAAACTAAACGTGCCATTTTATCTTTTGTGCCAAGGAGCATACAGTTACTGAACAAATCAAGCTCAGGCacatagatatattttaaaagtgcaccttttaccatttattatttccttaattgtatgcatttttaGCTACTGGACTGATGCGCTGTCATTACTGTGTTGatcttgttgttgttgatgtcaaTGTTCTGTATTCTTTATGTCCTCAATGTGGTTAGATGTTTGTTGTGTCCTTTCTTTTACTATTTAtctattgttatttattgttgtttgtgctTAAATGTTCAATGTGGCTCCACTGAGTGCAAGACAAATTCCCCTCGGGGCAATAAAGGTTCATTCATTcaactttaattgtaaaattgtgaataaGTGTAGATGAAAATCTCAGATCCTTATCAAGCCTTCCATTGGCTAGTGACATTCCAGAACGTTCTCATTTGTTAATTACAGGCCCAGAGACCTTTGGAGGTCCAAAGGTAATCAATCAAGCTGAAAGGGGAGGAGCCGCTTAAATTCAAAGCTGTACTTAATGGCAAAGACGAGCACTGGTGGGTATTGTGTTAACGTTTGTCAGGATGGGTCCTCTGCAATGTGTGTTAGTGCTGGTTGTGCTTGTGGTGTTTGATCTGAAGAATGCTTTTGGAAGTTTGAGTTCCAGTCAAAGTCCAAAAAGCAAGAAGCATCAATCATATCCAGCTTCCAGAGTGACTGTTTCTTCTCAAGTGCTCGGGAACACTTTGCAGAAGGCCTCTCTGTTTCAGAGTCTCGACTACAGAGGATTTGCACAAGAGCCTCTTGGTCTTCAGGAGAAGCAGGTGTTGCAGGGTCCAGTGAAGCCTTTGGACTGGAGGTTTCCCATTGTTCCAGAAGTGCCGAGTGAGATGGCGGTGGACTTCCATTTGAGGCAACCTGTGACCCCAAGTAGTGTAGCTATTCAATGCGGTGAGAACCGGATTCATGTGGAGGTACAGCAGGACTTGTTTAGCAATGGTGAACTGATCCAGCCATCTGGTCTAACTCTGGGAGGATGTCCTGTTGTCAGTTTGGTCCCAGGCTCTAAGGTGCTCTTCTTTGAGAATGAACTGCAGGACTGCAACAGTGTCTTGATGGTAAGAGCTGTTAAGTGTTCCTAGATTTATTGAACCCTACTAAAAATGGGGCCCTTGTTTTGGTATACGTTCTAGATTCAGGGAACCATCCATGGGACGGTTGTCTTTTAGTGGGAAAGACTCTTAATAACTGTTTACTCGGGTAACCAAGTGTTATGGCATGACTTGCTAAGATGCCTTTTGGAATGGGTTCTCTTTTTCGGAGAACCCTCTTGGTAACAACGTCAGTATAGATGACCAAGGATGAGCTTGTCTACACCTTTGCCCTTACCTACACTCCTGAGGCGTTTGCTGGCACTCCGATTACCCGTGCAGGTGGTGCAGTTATTGGAGTTCAATGCCACTATCAAAGGTAAGTGACCTTTTGTTACTTGTGGCATTGCTTGCAGTGGTGGAACTGGAAGCCCATTTAATTGGTCACTTCTTGAAATGCAGGTTTCAAAATGCCAGCAGTAGTGCCTTGAAGCCAACTTGGGTCCCTTATGCCTCAATGGAGGCTGGTGAAGAAGTCTTTGTGTTCTCCCTGAAGCTCATGACTGGTTTGTGCAGTTTCTCTAGACCTTCTGCCTTGTGAACGAGGCTGTGCCTAAGCAGTTCTTCCCTCTTGCAGATGACTGGTCCTATGAGAGGCCTTCAAACTCTTACTTCCTGGGTGACGTTATTAATGTTGAGGCATCTGTGAAGGTATACAACCACGTCCctctgcgtgtgtttgtggaccGCTGTATGGCCACCCAAGTACCTGATGTGAACGCCCTTCCGAGATATTTGTTCATTGAGAATCATGGGTGTGTTCATGTCACCAGATGCTGCAGAGTTGACATGAGTTTGCTCCTTGTAACCGCTTTGTCCCTGACAACTACTTTTTACTCGGATGTCTTGTGGATGCCAAGGTCACAGCTTCCAGCTCGCGCTTCATGCCTCGATCCCAGGAAGACAAAATCCGGTTCCAGCTGGAGGCCTTCATGTTCCAGGGGGGATCCAGTCCTTCTGTCtgtattatgagtgttggagAATGACCTCTCCCATTTGCTTTGGTTCGTGTCCCCTTACCCGTGGTGTCTCTTGCAGATCTACATGACGTGTGTTCTGAAGGCCACTCTTGCTTCTGCACCTAGTGACGCGCTCCACAAATCCTGTTCTTTGCCAATGGGTATGTTCATGCcacttacaaatacatttaaaggtGCCATGTCTGAGATTTCGTATTGCAGGTGGCTTGCTGCTGATGGGAACAACCAGGTTTGTGGTTGCTGTGACTCAACATGTGGTCCTGATGGTGGAACTGCTGCTTCTCCTTTTGGAGGTAGGAAGGTGTTTTCAGTGGGAAGGGAAGGCCTCGCTCGGTCCTGTAGTGGTTCAAGAGCACAAGAAGACATTAGCTGGTCTTCAATAAATGTGGGGGAGCAAACTTATTCTCGTTTCTGTTTTTCTTGTCTagtttaaccctttcgagtcgattaacgcatgtgttattttctcctgataaccccaaaaagaacttaaattacactgttttaatcatacagataagagcaatacatcaatcgaatcagtaaagggtttagttttttttggatcCAGACATTAAACCcttttgtgcacttataaaataaagatgacaaacaagatgcgctgtctgcagcctttgtctccgctgatcggcatgtacaaacacgtcattaaaatgaaatgaatatctatagaaagcctgtaatgtctacttttaaactaaacaagtgctgccgaaatattctgagataaagtaatccttATGAAAACAAGGCAacgtctgtttttcatgtctcccttcattatatctaatgtgaacGCGCTATTCACAgtcccacacagaagaaaaagcagcgagaatgttcttaaagtttttattttactgtttgcttcgcgatgaaaGGAATAAGACctaaatcactccaaaaagatgtgatgtggttgaggatttgggaaatggatttcctcaaaagtctctttatttatttgtactagttttcacataacgtgtaaacattttattagttagactttttccaaactataattcctgactaaatgtataatcaagtgaaacattatgaagtttcagtaaccgtatacaatactataccattcaaaagcttgatgtaaataatataaatgtaacaaatagagataactctaacaaatgtaaaaaccatgcagttctttcaatttattccccctaaaaaaaaactgaaaaatattctccgctcttttcaacattaataataaaaaataattatagatttcttttttttttggtagaaaataagattgttaaaaggatttctgaagtaTTGCGTGACTGAAGGATGCCAagaaatttgtttgaaagtaagctttgattgttcctaaaaaacggtttaactgctcccccaagtggatattaaattatgttgtgggataattaaatatattcttcataaactacaaacataaaattatatacttttattttgttctcacattctttcttgtaagtcctccctctcagtggcacagttgaatgggaggctcattatgcagctcattatgcaggcctttgtcttttcaggtgtaaatcacaatgatattcatgatagttgtcgcctactcgcatatgacttttaccaacaaaaagtgtcttagaaaatttaaatatattgttttctgtgaatcagtaaacaagatgattttcacataatttagaaagaaaaattctaggctacaagctccagttctcaacttttccggcaaccaattttatgtatgtgttttattcccttattcaagtgatttaacattttgagCTTTTCACTAACCatccataacatttttatttctctaaaatacaatcatgtacatgcatgcatctcacatattattatagcccagtttgtgctgattacagtgatattagactttaactatttagatgtttataagaaactgaaaaaagcacaaatatcagggcatgacaaaacttatcCAGGCcacaaaaatacccttagactccagagggttaactttCATGCATATTATCTTTAACATTGGAAGTGGAAACACTGAAACAGTCTGATGTGATTTACTGAAAGGAAGACCAGCTCCCCTTTGATCCATCTGTGAAAATCGGAGGATTGTCTGTTTCCTGTCTCTATATCTTTGATATTCATTTGTCAGCAACCAGACCACACCACAGTTCATAGTACTTTATTACCATATACCACATGAACATCATATCGTAAGGGTTATCGATGAGGATTTTGGACAGTACAGTATCACTTGTGCTTGTAAACTTGCCCGGGTATGTTGTATAACCTGCTTTCTTCCCTGAACTCAGAGAAACATGAAGAAGTGACTCTCAGATCAGTGGCACATAAGAATGAACTGCACTCGAGTGCTTTCAATCATTCAGATGGTTTCTTCTTCTGGACTGAAGCAGGCTCACTAACACAACACTAGGCGTACAGATCCAAGGGCAGGTTACACTCACAGAGCGATCCTCAAACCTGGCCCACAAGATCCAGATCCTGCACAGCGTTGTTTTggagaaagttacttttaaaagtaatgcattcaaATAGTGCCTTACTCCCTAAAAACGTGTTACGTTACTTGGTCACTTTTTTATGGGAAGaaatgcattacgttactttttgagttactttttaaatctggacagggcttgcttgtttgtttgtaatatataaaattattttacaaatgtaaaagtgAAGTGAATGAGGCAGGCTGAAGGAAATGAACGTCTGTACAGTGGAGGGCGCAGAAGCtagttcaacactcttcagcaataacaGCACTCAAACAAATGTGTCCTTTCTAGTTTTGGATGAACCATCGAAGGTCAGTAGCAGAcgttggttaataaaatgggattgaAATAAAGGGCATTCATATTAAAGAATACTTAGTCTGTTTTTGTGAGAGTGAGATGAGTCaataaatgttcatatttatgttcctggagcacaaaaccttaagttgctggggtatatttatcCCAATAGCCAAAAAtccattgtatgggtcaaaatcattgatttttcggtaacacttttgaataatgttaatgttagttaactactgtAGTTAACATGATCTACATCTACAGCATTtatcttagttgatgttaatttcaacacttactaatgcattattcaaatcaaaagttgtgtttgTCATTAGTTATTGCACTGTGAATTAgcgtgaactaacaatgaataactgtattttcattaactaatcttaacaaagatgaataaatacagtaataaacttATTGTTCAtcgtttgttcatgttaattagtgaattaactaacattaactaatgaaccattattctaaagtgttaccaatttttcttttatgccaaaaatcatcaggatattaagtaaagaccacgttccattaaatttttttgtacatttccaactgtaaatatatgaaaacttcatttttgattagtgcagtaatatgcatggctaaaaacttaatttggacaactttaaagatgattttctcaatatttagttttttgtgctccctcagattccagattttcaaatatagtcctcctaacaaaccataggAAATTGATAGGAAATCAAAGGAAAGaggatttattcagctttcagatgatgcataaatctgaaaacatttacccctatgactggttttgtgtccAGGGTCTCGTTTAGTCTAGATCTACAGTAACAGTGCTCTGAACATGAGAGCAGTCAGTCGAGACGCGGAAACTAAGTTAATGAAGTTACTAGTGTGAAAATGTAACTCTGATATTTTCTTCTAAAGTCAAAAGTAATCTGATAAGGTAACTTGGTGCATCACCCCACACTGTTGGCTCTTGTCTATCAGTGTGTTCAGGATCATTAGAAGATCACAGGTGACCGAGTGTGACCTCTGCAGCGCTCTGGGCCTCGGGGGAAAGATTCGAGGAACCCTGCTTCAGATCACTGCACTTATGCAAAATAACGTTTAACAATAGACAACACTGTAAACTTCATAAAATGGCAATTTTATTCTGAAAGATGGCTTGAGTACAAACAGTAAAGCACACTGGTATGAAGCTCAAGTCCCTTACAAAATCTACATCTGAAGATGTTCACGGTGTTGAAATATTGAAAATTGTACTTCAGTATTAAAGAGTTCTCTACTTCAGACACTATACTTATACTTTATGGTAAACTATCCGATAACCCCCAATGTtagacatttaattaaaaatagttcAAGCAAGCCAAAACATAAAACCAAGCACATAACACTGCTATGATAACAATAAATATGTTTTGTACAGTACtcatctgtatagcatgtgtttATCTCAGCCAGAGGAAATAGATTTCACAACGCATTCTCTCAAATTGTGCTTCTATTAAACCCTTTTCTCAATCTTTCTAAAAATGTTAACACTATGTGACCTGAACACCTTGTTAGAGCAAGATGACCTTCAAGCATAAAACACCAGGTTTCCATGattataaaataacagtaaaagtaTTTCATATGAATGAGCGGTTCAGAGTCGGGAAGTGAGAGGTAATGCTTTATCCTACAAATGCAATTCCCTTTCCGCTTTCTTTCACGCTATCCCTTTTTCTCCTTTCTCCCTTATTCTCTCCTTTCTCATTGCACTGTTAGCACTTGGATTAGAGACAAAGTCATGTCCAAACACATCATATGTAAGGCATAAATGTTACTGCAGCAGCACAGTCCACATCAAACACACCACATAATTCAAGAGGAAATAGAAACTATATCTACACATTGAAAAATAGAGCTTCAGATCTTTCTGCAAAATGAGAAATGTATCCCTCAGGCACTGATGGTTATTCCTTATATTTAGAAGTCACCTCTCTACCCCTGTATTTCACTGAATGTGTGTATGAGGTCATGCATTAGTGTCCTGTAACGACATGTATACAACGAATAGAAAATAGAGAAAGATCTGTAGTCAAGTGTGGGCGCTTGTCAGTGTCTACGTGAGCCATTTCTCAATGCAGGTTTTATAAA comes from the Carassius auratus strain Wakin chromosome 4, ASM336829v1, whole genome shotgun sequence genome and includes:
- the LOC113061031 gene encoding zona pellucida sperm-binding protein 3-like isoform X1, which produces MGPLQCVLVLVVLVVFDLKNAFGSLSSSQSPKSKKHQSYPASRVTVSSQVLGNTLQKASLFQSLDYRGFAQEPLGLQEKQVLQGPVKPLDWRFPIVPEVPSEMAVDFHLRQPVTPSSVAIQCGENRIHVEVQQDLFSNGELIQPSGLTLGGCPVVSLVPGSKVLFFENELQDCNSVLMMTKDELVYTFALTYTPEAFAGTPITRAGGAVIGVQCHYQRFQNASSSALKPTWVPYASMEAGEEVFVFSLKLMTDDWSYERPSNSYFLGDVINVEASVKVYNHVPLRVFVDRCMATQVPDVNALPRYLFIENHGCLVDAKVTASSSRFMPRSQEDKIRFQLEAFMFQGGSSPSIYMTCVLKATLASAPSDALHKSCSLPMGGLLLMGTTRFVVAVTQHVVLMVELLLLLLEVGRCFQWEGKASLGPVVVQEHKKTLAGLQ
- the LOC113061031 gene encoding zona pellucida sperm-binding protein 3-like isoform X2, encoding MGPLQCVLVLVVLVVFDLKNAFGSLSSSQSPKSKKHQSYPASRVTVSSQVLGNTLQKASLFQSLDYRGFAQEPLGLQEKQVLQGPVKPLDWRFPIVPEVPSEMAVDFHLRQPVTPSSVAIQCGENRIHVEVQQDLFSNGELIQPSGLTLGGCPVVSLVPGSKVLFFENELQDCNSVLMMTKDELVYTFALTYTPEAFAGTPITRAGGAVIGVQCHYQRFQNASSSALKPTWVPYASMEAGEEVFVFSLKLMTDDWSYERPSNSYFLGDVINVEASVKMSCGCQGHSFQLALHASIPGRQNPVPAGGLHVPGGIQSFYLHDVCSEGHSCFCT